From Solibacillus isronensis, the proteins below share one genomic window:
- a CDS encoding bifunctional 2',3'-cyclic-nucleotide 2'-phosphodiesterase/3'-nucleotidase gives MLKKLSASALTLTLLASGMSAVSAAPVSTNEDMTRGEFVKAVIDALGVEVGTGQSVKFQDVPDSLKPYIEKAVELKLIKGKTPTKFAPDEKLTRTHAFLIAARGLQDKETYSEKVLDQFKDANKIGQGNRQEMAKAVATGLLTGFDDGTIRPNDFVTKAQMQKILQRFLEEYSPVKANTTVSLRILGTTDIHTNIVNYDYYKDTPTNSLGLAKTALLIEKAREENPNTVLFDNGDAIQGTPLGSYIQSVTKLKDGEVHPSIAAMIALDYDVATYGNHEFNYGLEFIDEVTDDAPFPYVNANVRNATTKELMYKPYVMIEKEVVDSNGEKTLINIGVTGIVPPQILKWDKANLEGKVTVDDSVEAVKTVVPQMKEAGADVVVVLSHSGMGDATHEKGEEDVSYLLSTIEDVDAIITGHAHGVFPGKVDSSITNVDIEKGTMNGKPIVMAGKFGSHLGVIDLEIEKKDDAWDVTTGTGAVREIAKDNDAVSATVVESVKEAHEGTIKYVRQAVGTTTANIHSYFSQVQDDPSIQIVTNAQSIYVKEKLKGTAYENLPVLSAGAPFKAGTRSDPEYYTFVPKGELAIKNVADLYLYDNTLAMLKVTGADVKEWLEMSTGQFNQIDATKSEEQQLINAEYRSYNYDVIDGVTYEIDVTKPAKYDASGKVVNEQSSRIVNLQYNGKPIDAAQEFIVATNNYRANGTFPGVRNATAVEIYPDENRQAIIDYILAEKTIDPTADGNWKFAPIPDSVNVVFESSKKAVDVLDENSAIKYIGDGTDGFGKYGLKTK, from the coding sequence ATGTTGAAAAAACTATCTGCTTCAGCCTTAACGCTAACCCTTTTAGCAAGTGGCATGTCAGCAGTTTCAGCGGCACCAGTCTCTACAAATGAAGATATGACGCGTGGGGAGTTTGTGAAGGCCGTAATCGATGCATTGGGGGTAGAGGTCGGTACGGGTCAGTCTGTAAAATTTCAGGATGTACCTGATTCACTTAAGCCTTATATTGAAAAAGCGGTGGAATTAAAGTTAATTAAAGGAAAAACTCCAACTAAATTTGCACCAGACGAAAAACTGACACGCACACATGCATTCCTTATTGCGGCAAGAGGATTGCAGGATAAGGAAACATATTCTGAAAAGGTATTGGATCAGTTTAAAGACGCAAACAAAATTGGACAAGGCAATCGCCAGGAAATGGCGAAAGCGGTAGCAACAGGATTACTGACAGGCTTTGATGACGGAACGATTCGCCCGAATGATTTTGTAACAAAAGCTCAAATGCAAAAAATTCTTCAGCGCTTTTTGGAAGAATACAGTCCGGTAAAGGCAAATACGACGGTTTCTTTACGTATTTTAGGAACGACGGATATTCACACAAATATTGTAAACTATGATTATTACAAAGATACGCCAACGAACAGTTTAGGTTTGGCAAAAACTGCGCTACTAATCGAAAAGGCGCGTGAGGAAAATCCAAATACAGTGCTGTTTGACAATGGAGATGCAATACAAGGAACGCCACTTGGCTCGTATATTCAGTCAGTAACGAAATTAAAAGACGGGGAAGTTCATCCATCGATTGCTGCGATGATCGCACTTGATTATGATGTAGCGACATATGGTAACCACGAGTTTAACTACGGTTTGGAATTTATCGATGAAGTAACGGATGATGCCCCATTCCCGTATGTAAATGCCAATGTGCGTAATGCAACGACAAAGGAATTAATGTATAAGCCATATGTCATGATTGAAAAAGAAGTAGTCGATTCAAACGGTGAAAAAACGTTGATTAATATTGGGGTAACAGGTATTGTGCCACCTCAAATTTTAAAATGGGATAAAGCAAATTTAGAAGGAAAAGTAACAGTCGATGATTCCGTAGAGGCTGTTAAAACAGTCGTTCCGCAAATGAAAGAAGCAGGAGCAGATGTTGTCGTAGTACTTTCACACTCTGGTATGGGAGATGCTACACATGAAAAAGGGGAAGAGGATGTATCGTATTTACTATCTACAATTGAAGATGTGGATGCAATCATTACAGGGCATGCCCATGGCGTATTCCCTGGTAAAGTGGATAGCTCTATAACAAATGTGGATATTGAAAAAGGAACAATGAACGGCAAGCCGATTGTTATGGCCGGTAAATTTGGTAGCCATTTAGGGGTCATTGATCTAGAGATTGAGAAAAAAGACGATGCATGGGATGTTACAACAGGAACGGGCGCGGTGCGTGAAATCGCAAAAGATAATGATGCTGTCAGCGCTACGGTTGTAGAAAGTGTAAAAGAAGCACATGAAGGAACAATTAAATATGTGCGTCAGGCAGTAGGGACAACGACAGCGAACATTCACAGTTACTTCTCGCAAGTTCAGGATGATCCTTCTATTCAAATTGTAACAAATGCCCAGTCAATCTATGTGAAAGAAAAGTTGAAAGGTACAGCGTATGAAAACCTTCCTGTCCTGTCAGCTGGTGCACCATTCAAAGCCGGAACAAGAAGTGATCCAGAATACTATACATTTGTACCAAAAGGTGAGCTTGCAATTAAAAATGTAGCAGATTTATATTTATATGATAATACACTTGCGATGCTGAAGGTAACAGGTGCAGATGTGAAAGAATGGCTTGAAATGTCTACAGGACAATTCAATCAAATAGATGCAACAAAATCAGAAGAACAGCAATTAATCAACGCCGAATACCGTTCATACAATTATGATGTTATTGACGGTGTGACGTATGAAATTGATGTAACAAAACCGGCAAAATATGATGCAAGTGGAAAAGTTGTAAACGAACAATCATCACGTATTGTCAATCTGCAATATAACGGGAAGCCAATTGATGCAGCACAGGAATTTATCGTAGCGACAAATAACTATCGTGCGAATGGTACATTCCCAGGTGTTCGTAATGCGACAGCGGTTGAAATTTATCCGGATGAAAACCGTCAGGCAATTATCGACTATATTTTAGCCGAAAAAACAATTGATCCGACAGCAGATGGCAACTGGAAGTTCGCTCCGATTCCGGATAGCGTAAACGTTGTATTTGAATCTTCTAAAAAAGCAGTTGATGTATTGGATGAAAACAGCGCTATTAAGTATATTGGAGACGGTACAGACGGCTTTGGCAAGTATGGTTTAAAAACAAAATAA
- the tenA gene encoding thiaminase II, which produces MGFCEKVRKETDFYWEASFYHPFVQGIADGSLPLEKFKFYMLQDAYYLKHYTKVLALAAAKATTDDDVQYFLQTAKFIHDAELELHRTTFKELGVTADDLEQFEPAPAAYNYVSHMYNAVHNGDVAEAFAAILPCPWLYQEIGQRLKDACPNVPLYEQWIALYASEEMLQNIEVQKSMLDRYAEEQPAKLKVLQEHFKKSCYYEWMFWEMPWTKQSWEQGVYINESASNS; this is translated from the coding sequence ATGGGATTTTGTGAAAAGGTAAGGAAAGAAACGGATTTTTATTGGGAGGCTAGCTTCTATCATCCTTTTGTACAAGGGATTGCAGATGGGAGTTTACCGCTTGAAAAGTTTAAGTTTTATATGCTGCAGGATGCATATTATTTAAAACATTATACGAAAGTTCTTGCTCTTGCAGCTGCAAAAGCGACTACGGATGACGATGTTCAATATTTTCTGCAAACAGCAAAATTTATTCATGACGCAGAGCTGGAGTTACACCGTACAACGTTTAAAGAATTAGGTGTGACAGCGGATGATTTGGAACAATTCGAACCGGCTCCAGCAGCCTATAACTATGTAAGCCATATGTATAATGCAGTGCATAACGGAGATGTAGCAGAAGCATTTGCGGCAATCCTGCCATGCCCATGGCTGTATCAGGAGATTGGGCAAAGGTTAAAAGATGCATGCCCGAATGTCCCTCTTTATGAACAGTGGATTGCATTATATGCTTCCGAGGAGATGCTTCAAAATATTGAAGTACAAAAATCGATGCTGGATCGATATGCGGAAGAACAACCTGCAAAGCTAAAAGTATTGCAGGAGCATTTTAAGAAAAGCTGTTATTACGAATGGATGTTCTGGGAGATGCCTTGGACAAAGCAAAGCTGGGAACAAGGGGTGTATATAAATGAGTCTGCAAGTAATTCATAA
- a CDS encoding glycoside hydrolase family 18 protein, with translation MWAIAQAYGTTVQSLVEANQIPEPARLVVGQALVVPLKGQYYIVQPGDSLWSIGQRFQVNYLTLAQANGLNPDALLMIGTSLYIPEPTKRSAEILAYVEPRGDEISDTLLDQVREASPYLTYLAIFSFEARRDGSLKAPTINPLPEIAEQNNTGIAMAITNLEDYQFSAELARDIFQSVAVQNLLLDNIIAEAKRIGNILDIHFDFERIARDQREAYNNFLRRAVERMHAEGYTVSTALAPKTRADQPGEWFMGHDYKAHGEIVDFVMLMTYEWGYSAGPPMAVSPLPQVEQVVQYALTEIPANKILLGQNLYGYDWTLPFVQGGDYAEAISPQRAIEVAKRYNAAIQFDYTAQAPYFNYYDEQGRSHIVWFEDARSIQAKFDLVKRLNLRGVGYWKLGLPFPQNWQLIGANFNVVKK, from the coding sequence TTGTGGGCAATCGCACAGGCTTATGGAACAACGGTGCAGAGTTTAGTGGAAGCCAACCAAATTCCGGAGCCGGCCCGGTTAGTGGTCGGGCAAGCATTGGTCGTTCCATTGAAAGGGCAGTATTATATTGTACAGCCAGGGGATAGTTTATGGTCAATTGGTCAACGTTTTCAGGTGAATTATTTAACGCTCGCACAAGCAAATGGCTTGAATCCAGATGCGTTGCTGATGATTGGCACCTCATTGTATATACCGGAACCAACTAAAAGGTCCGCAGAAATTTTGGCATATGTAGAACCAAGAGGCGATGAAATAAGTGATACGCTGCTCGACCAAGTTCGGGAGGCAAGTCCTTATTTAACGTATTTAGCTATTTTCAGTTTTGAAGCAAGACGGGATGGTTCATTAAAAGCGCCTACAATTAACCCATTACCGGAAATTGCTGAACAAAATAATACAGGAATAGCAATGGCAATCACTAATCTCGAGGATTATCAGTTTAGTGCTGAGCTAGCACGTGATATTTTCCAAAGTGTTGCTGTTCAAAATTTACTGCTGGACAATATCATTGCTGAAGCAAAGCGTATCGGAAATATTTTGGATATTCATTTTGATTTTGAACGGATTGCACGCGATCAGCGGGAAGCTTATAATAATTTCCTCCGAAGAGCTGTCGAGCGTATGCATGCGGAAGGATATACCGTTTCTACCGCATTGGCTCCAAAAACGAGAGCCGATCAGCCAGGGGAATGGTTTATGGGCCATGACTATAAGGCGCACGGCGAAATAGTGGATTTTGTTATGTTGATGACATATGAGTGGGGCTATTCTGCTGGACCTCCAATGGCCGTTTCTCCGCTGCCTCAAGTCGAACAAGTAGTACAATATGCATTAACAGAAATTCCTGCAAATAAAATTTTACTTGGGCAAAATTTGTATGGTTACGATTGGACATTACCTTTTGTACAAGGAGGAGATTACGCAGAAGCGATAAGCCCGCAACGTGCAATTGAAGTGGCCAAACGCTACAACGCAGCAATCCAATTTGACTATACAGCACAGGCACCCTACTTTAACTATTATGATGAGCAAGGGCGTTCACATATTGTCTGGTTTGAAGATGCGCGTTCGATTCAGGCGAAGTTCGATTTAGTAAAGCGATTAAATTTGCGCGGAGTCGGCTATTGGAAGCTCGGTCTGCCATTCCCGCAAAATTGGCAGCTCATCGGGGCTAATTTTAATGTAGTGAAGAAATAG
- a CDS encoding cell wall hydrolase — protein MPRVKYRDSDVDLMARMMRAEAEGEGKQGMLYVGNVIVNRAVASCLDFNDVRTIEQVIFQVQGNNYSFEAVQKGNMFYQRARETERRLARQTLDYWRDHPAKYALWYFNPSGPCPPTWYDQPFTGQFKQHCFYEPIAGTCESVYMG, from the coding sequence ATGCCAAGAGTAAAATACCGGGATTCCGATGTGGATTTGATGGCACGAATGATGCGGGCTGAGGCTGAAGGTGAAGGAAAACAAGGGATGCTGTATGTCGGAAATGTAATTGTGAACCGAGCTGTTGCTTCATGCCTGGATTTTAATGATGTGAGAACAATCGAGCAGGTTATTTTCCAAGTACAGGGCAATAACTATTCTTTTGAGGCGGTACAAAAAGGAAACATGTTTTATCAGAGGGCTAGAGAGACTGAAAGAAGATTAGCAAGACAGACGCTGGACTATTGGCGAGACCATCCGGCGAAATATGCACTTTGGTATTTTAACCCATCCGGCCCATGTCCTCCTACTTGGTACGATCAACCATTTACAGGTCAATTTAAACAGCATTGTTTCTATGAGCCTATAGCAGGAACATGTGAAAGTGTTTATATGGGCTAG
- a CDS encoding NAD(P)H-dependent flavin oxidoreductase codes for MGNIPEILQNLRIPVIGAPLFIISNPKLVIEQCKAGIVGSMPALNARPASQLDEWLAEITEELASYNAKNPDQPAAPFAINQIVHKTNERLEQDMELCVKYKVPIIITSLGAREEVFEAAHSYGGIVFHDVINNHFAKKAIQKGADGIIAVATGAGGHAGQQSPFALVQEIREWFDGPLALSGSIARGHSVLAAQAMGADFGYIGSPFIATEEAFARQEYKQMIVDSTAEDIVYSNLFTGIHGNYLKGSIMNAGMDPSNLKESNPSAMNFNDNTAKAWKDIWGSGQGIGAIKEITSTKQYVDKLAEEYAQAYQELTGKRSAVTHLQ; via the coding sequence ATGGGGAATATTCCGGAAATTTTACAAAACTTACGTATCCCAGTAATCGGGGCACCATTGTTTATTATTAGCAATCCGAAATTGGTCATTGAACAATGTAAGGCAGGAATAGTCGGGTCAATGCCTGCGTTAAATGCAAGACCGGCAAGCCAGTTGGATGAATGGTTAGCTGAAATTACAGAGGAGTTGGCCAGCTATAATGCCAAAAATCCGGATCAGCCGGCTGCGCCATTTGCCATTAATCAGATTGTTCATAAAACAAATGAACGTCTGGAACAGGATATGGAGCTCTGTGTGAAATATAAAGTTCCGATTATTATTACTTCACTTGGGGCACGTGAAGAAGTATTTGAGGCAGCTCATAGTTATGGAGGCATCGTTTTCCATGATGTCATTAACAATCATTTTGCAAAAAAAGCGATTCAAAAAGGTGCAGACGGCATCATTGCTGTAGCAACAGGTGCAGGTGGCCATGCAGGTCAGCAAAGCCCATTTGCGCTCGTACAGGAAATCCGTGAATGGTTTGACGGTCCATTAGCTTTATCAGGATCAATCGCACGAGGACATTCGGTATTGGCTGCACAGGCGATGGGGGCTGATTTTGGCTATATCGGTTCACCATTCATCGCGACCGAAGAAGCGTTTGCTCGTCAAGAATATAAACAGATGATTGTTGATAGTACTGCAGAAGATATTGTATACAGCAATTTATTTACAGGAATCCACGGGAATTATTTGAAAGGTTCTATCATGAACGCGGGGATGGACCCGAGTAATTTAAAAGAAAGTAATCCTTCAGCAATGAACTTTAATGATAATACCGCAAAAGCCTGGAAAGATATTTGGGGCAGCGGGCAAGGAATTGGCGCGATTAAAGAGATTACTTCCACAAAACAATATGTCGATAAACTGGCCGAGGAATATGCTCAGGCTTATCAGGAACTGACTGGTAAAAGATCTGCAGTAACCCATTTACAATAG
- the thiM gene encoding hydroxyethylthiazole kinase — protein sequence MSLQVIHKNQPLVHCITNYVVANFTANGLLAVGASPVMADAIEEVGEMAAQANALLLNMGTLNERTIESMKKAGLSANMHNTPLVFDPVGVGATKFRAETAQQLLDLLKINVIRCNIGEMAALAGVNWASKGVDSGKGDIDVAVTAKKLANNYQCIVIVTGEQDVITDGIRVEFVEGGHEKVTKMTGSGCLLSAFCAAVLANSKEPFDDLLTLLNEYKQVSANSVAAIGNFHTNFLNQLENLAEGRK from the coding sequence ATGAGTCTGCAAGTAATTCATAAAAATCAACCGTTAGTACATTGCATTACAAATTATGTCGTCGCAAACTTTACAGCGAATGGTTTGCTGGCGGTGGGTGCTTCACCAGTAATGGCGGATGCAATAGAAGAAGTGGGGGAAATGGCTGCCCAGGCCAATGCTTTGCTTTTAAATATGGGCACTTTGAATGAACGGACAATAGAGTCGATGAAGAAAGCAGGACTTAGCGCAAACATGCATAATACTCCGCTTGTTTTTGATCCAGTAGGTGTAGGGGCAACGAAGTTTCGAGCGGAGACAGCACAACAATTGCTCGACCTTTTAAAGATTAATGTAATCCGTTGCAATATTGGAGAAATGGCGGCTCTGGCGGGAGTAAATTGGGCGTCTAAAGGTGTGGATAGTGGCAAAGGAGATATCGATGTTGCAGTGACTGCCAAAAAGTTGGCTAATAACTATCAATGTATTGTGATCGTAACAGGAGAACAAGATGTTATTACTGATGGGATAAGAGTGGAATTTGTAGAGGGTGGTCATGAAAAGGTGACAAAAATGACGGGGAGTGGCTGCTTGCTTAGTGCCTTTTGTGCAGCGGTGCTTGCAAACAGTAAAGAACCGTTTGATGACTTACTAACGCTACTGAATGAATATAAACAGGTAAGTGCCAATTCTGTTGCAGCTATAGGAAATTTCCACACAAATTTCTTGAATCAACTAGAGAATTTAGCGGAGGGACGAAAATGA
- a CDS encoding glycine betaine ABC transporter substrate-binding protein — MSKIKTMGITLGMSSALLLAACGDDTENKESSAGASSSSIGEQVDYTVVATEPGAGLTGLSHEVMEQYENLEGWTLQESSTAGMLSTLDKAIRNEEPVIVTGWTPHWKFSAYDLKILEDPKGILGGAENIQTLARKGLEQDLPDVYTVLDRFYWEPEDMEKVMYDAQENGDFDVAAADWVENNQDKVSEWTKDIAQGNGEKVKIISTPWDSEFASSSVIKLVLEQLGYEPEVTPVDPAIMFQSIATGEGDVTVAPWLPTTHKAFYDKHKDDIVDLGENLEGTQNGFVVPAYVEIDSIEDLKPKE, encoded by the coding sequence ATGAGCAAAATCAAAACAATGGGTATTACTTTAGGAATGTCTTCCGCACTGCTACTTGCTGCTTGCGGAGATGATACGGAGAATAAAGAAAGTTCGGCCGGAGCGTCGTCTTCTAGTATTGGCGAACAAGTCGATTATACAGTAGTTGCTACTGAACCCGGAGCAGGTTTAACTGGCCTTTCCCATGAAGTAATGGAGCAATATGAGAATCTGGAAGGCTGGACATTACAGGAAAGTTCAACTGCTGGAATGCTGAGTACATTGGATAAGGCAATACGAAATGAAGAACCGGTTATTGTGACAGGCTGGACACCACACTGGAAATTCTCGGCTTATGATTTAAAAATACTTGAAGATCCTAAAGGTATTTTAGGCGGTGCTGAAAACATTCAAACACTTGCCAGAAAAGGTTTAGAACAAGACTTGCCTGATGTATATACAGTACTTGACCGCTTTTATTGGGAGCCGGAAGATATGGAAAAAGTCATGTATGATGCACAAGAAAATGGTGACTTTGATGTAGCAGCAGCCGATTGGGTTGAAAATAACCAAGATAAAGTTAGTGAATGGACAAAAGATATAGCACAAGGAAATGGCGAAAAGGTAAAAATCATTTCAACACCTTGGGATTCGGAATTTGCTTCAAGTAGCGTAATAAAATTGGTGCTGGAACAATTAGGGTATGAACCTGAAGTAACACCAGTCGATCCGGCCATTATGTTCCAGTCAATCGCAACTGGTGAAGGAGATGTAACGGTAGCACCATGGTTACCAACAACTCACAAAGCATTTTATGATAAGCATAAAGACGATATTGTTGATTTAGGTGAAAATCTAGAAGGAACGCAAAATGGTTTTGTTGTTCCGGCATATGTAGAAATTGATTCGATTGAAGATTTAAAACCGAAAGAATAA
- a CDS encoding glycine betaine ABC transporter substrate-binding protein, producing MKRFKTLGLTIGMSAALLLAACGDDTGSSDNSNGKEASIGEEVGYTIVGIEPGAGLTGLTYDALEQYENLEGWTLQESSTAGMIGSLDQAIRNEEPIIVTGWKPHWKFSAYDLKILEDPKGALGGEEYTNTLVRKGLEEDLPDLYTVLDRFYWEPEDVEQVMLEASNSDFDSAAAEWIQNNEDKVNEWTEGIVKGNGEELKLITTTWDSELASSSVMKQVINDLGYKVNVIPVDPAIMFQAIASGEGDASLSAALPTTHDAFYKKHKEDIVDLGENLKGTQNGLVVPAYMDIDSIEDLDPKK from the coding sequence TTGAAACGATTTAAAACTTTAGGTTTAACTATAGGGATGTCTGCAGCATTGTTATTAGCAGCATGCGGGGATGATACAGGCAGCAGTGATAATTCAAATGGAAAAGAAGCCAGTATTGGTGAAGAAGTGGGCTATACAATAGTTGGTATTGAACCTGGTGCTGGATTAACAGGTCTTACATATGACGCATTAGAACAATATGAAAATCTGGAAGGCTGGACATTACAGGAAAGTTCGACAGCCGGTATGATAGGTAGTTTAGATCAAGCAATTCGTAATGAAGAACCAATTATTGTTACAGGTTGGAAGCCTCATTGGAAATTCTCAGCTTACGATCTAAAGATATTGGAGGATCCAAAAGGAGCTTTAGGTGGGGAAGAATATACGAATACACTTGTAAGAAAAGGGTTAGAGGAAGATTTACCTGATTTGTATACTGTTCTTGACCGATTTTATTGGGAACCGGAAGATGTAGAACAAGTAATGCTGGAAGCTTCAAATAGTGATTTTGATTCGGCTGCAGCGGAGTGGATTCAAAATAATGAAGATAAAGTGAATGAATGGACTGAAGGTATTGTAAAAGGAAACGGGGAAGAATTAAAGTTAATTACTACTACTTGGGATTCTGAATTAGCATCAAGCAGTGTCATGAAACAAGTAATTAATGATTTAGGGTATAAAGTTAATGTGATTCCTGTTGATCCAGCCATTATGTTCCAGGCTATTGCTAGCGGTGAAGGAGATGCATCGCTTTCTGCAGCACTTCCAACCACACATGATGCATTTTACAAAAAGCATAAGGAAGATATAGTGGATTTAGGAGAAAACTTAAAAGGCACACAAAATGGTTTAGTCGTACCAGCATATATGGATATCGATTCAATTGAGGATTTGGATCCAAAGAAGTAA
- the thiE gene encoding thiamine phosphate synthase has translation MSMSFDLNKYFVMGTANCKREPLLVLEEALQAGITMFQLREKGKNALKGDAYAEFARQCQKLCQTYKVPFIINDDVELALTLNADGIHVGQEDTGIEQFRFLAKNKIIGVSVHTMEQLEMAIANGADYAGIGPIYETSTKDDARAPVGLTLLEEANSQYTQFPIVAIGGISVENSFIVRQTGVNGVAVISAISHSDNIKEAVNSL, from the coding sequence ATGTCCATGTCTTTTGATTTGAATAAATATTTTGTGATGGGAACGGCCAATTGTAAACGCGAACCATTGCTTGTTTTGGAAGAAGCTTTACAGGCAGGTATTACGATGTTCCAACTGCGAGAAAAAGGAAAAAATGCATTAAAAGGCGATGCGTATGCAGAGTTTGCCCGTCAATGCCAAAAGCTGTGCCAAACATATAAAGTGCCGTTTATTATTAATGATGATGTCGAGCTTGCACTAACATTAAATGCAGATGGTATTCATGTAGGGCAGGAAGACACCGGTATTGAACAATTTAGATTCCTTGCAAAAAATAAAATCATCGGTGTATCGGTTCATACGATGGAGCAACTCGAAATGGCCATTGCAAATGGGGCGGATTATGCGGGAATTGGTCCAATTTATGAAACTTCCACAAAAGATGATGCGAGAGCACCAGTAGGGCTGACGTTACTGGAAGAAGCGAATTCTCAGTACACTCAATTCCCTATTGTAGCAATTGGCGGAATCTCTGTTGAAAATAGTTTCATTGTAAGACAAACCGGAGTAAATGGAGTCGCCGTTATTTCGGCAATCAGTCATAGCGATAATATAAAAGAGGCTGTAAATTCACTATAA
- the thiD gene encoding bifunctional hydroxymethylpyrimidine kinase/phosphomethylpyrimidine kinase — translation MITCTIAGSDSGGGAGIQADLKTFQELRVFGTSVITALTAQNTEGVHGIFPTTADFVQAQLKAVLQDFDVKAIKTGMLFSAEIIEAIVTLLKNTDIPLIVDPVMIAKGGASLLEQQATTALKEKLLPLATVCTPNIPEAEILTGYTIQNEKDINLAAHDLLSLGLECVVIKGGHLNSKHATDTVFIRGVQPFKMKTERVDTKHTHGTGCTFSAAITAEMAKGRSIEAAIIEAKKYVQLAIRHPLNIGHGFGPTNHFAYHEQRGMCDVHVF, via the coding sequence ATGATTACATGTACGATAGCAGGATCGGATAGCGGTGGCGGTGCCGGGATTCAAGCCGATTTAAAAACGTTTCAGGAACTCCGTGTATTCGGTACATCAGTAATCACCGCATTAACCGCACAAAATACTGAAGGAGTGCATGGAATTTTTCCGACAACGGCTGATTTCGTTCAAGCTCAGCTAAAGGCAGTACTTCAAGATTTCGACGTAAAGGCAATTAAGACAGGGATGCTGTTTAGTGCTGAAATTATCGAAGCCATTGTGACTTTACTAAAAAATACGGATATTCCGCTTATCGTTGATCCGGTCATGATTGCAAAAGGCGGTGCCAGTTTGCTAGAGCAGCAGGCAACAACAGCTCTTAAAGAAAAGTTATTGCCGCTCGCAACCGTTTGTACCCCGAACATTCCGGAAGCGGAAATCCTGACTGGTTATACAATACAAAATGAAAAAGATATCAATTTAGCGGCGCATGATTTATTAAGTCTGGGGCTGGAATGTGTAGTCATTAAGGGTGGTCACTTAAACAGTAAGCATGCGACAGATACGGTTTTCATTCGCGGGGTGCAACCATTTAAAATGAAAACCGAGCGGGTGGATACGAAACATACTCACGGTACAGGATGTACATTTTCTGCAGCGATTACCGCGGAAATGGCAAAAGGCAGATCGATAGAGGCAGCCATAATAGAAGCAAAAAAATATGTGCAGCTTGCAATCCGTCATCCGCTTAATATTGGTCATGGGTTTGGTCCGACAAATCATTTCGCCTATCATGAACAGCGGGGGATGTGCGATGTCCATGTCTTTTGA